Part of the Candidatus Nanopelagicales bacterium genome is shown below.
GTTACCGCTGCATGATGAGCCATCGTTCAGGTGAAACTGAAGACACCACCATTGCTGACTTGGCAGTTGCCACCAACTGTGGGCAGATCAAGACGGGTGCTCCAGCCCGCTCTGAGCGCGTTGCGAAGTACAACCAGTTGCTTCGAATCGAAGAAGAGCTTGACGATGCAGCACGCTACGCAGGTGCAGCAGCCTTCCCGCGTTTCGCTCGCTAATTCTGCTCTCAAAGTCTGCGACGATCGAGAGGTGAGTGCTCCCCTCCTCGCGCCTCGGCGTCGTGCTGCCTTAACAGGCCGTGCGTTGATCTTGGCTCTTGTGCTGGGAGCGCTGATTTTCACGCTCATCGTCCCGGTGAAATCCTGGCTGGCTCAGCGGGCTGAACTTTCAAGCCTTGATGCGCAAGTGCAAGCTGCACAACAGCGCGTTGCCGATCTGACCATTCAAGCCCAACGCTGGCAAGACCCAGCCTTTGTTGCGGCTGAGGCTCGTCGCCGTTTGCACTTTGTTCGCCCTGGCGAAATTGGTTACACAACCTTGGGCGCGGATGGTCGCCCAGCAGCAGAATCCCTGGCCGAGGCCGCGGCCCACCGCACTTGGGTAGACAAGATGTGGGGCACCTTGCAAGAAGCCGATAACGGCGCCCCGGAACCTGGCTCCCTGAGTGTGCTGACCCCTGGAGCCAAGGTTGCTTCCTGACGATCTGCTCATCATTGAAAGTCAGCTCGGTCGCGTGCCTCGCGGTGTCGTGGAGATTGCGCATCGGTGTGCCTGCGGCGCACCAGACGTTGTGCGCACAGAACCTCGACTGCCTGATGGCACACCCTTTCCCACTTCGTACTACCTGACCTGCCCACGTCTTGCATCAGCCATTGGCACACTGGAAAGTCAAGGTGTGATGCGCGAGATGGAAGCCAGACTGCACACAGACGAAGATCTCGCTACTCGTTATCGCCAAGCACATGAACACTATTTAGCAAAGCGTGCAGAGTTAGGTGATGTTGCAGAGATCGCAGGCATTAGTGCTGGCGGTATGCCCGACCGCGTGAAGTGTCTGCATGTTCTTGCTGGTCACGCCTTAGCGGCTGGACCAGGAGTGAATCCCTTTGGCGATGAAGTTCTTGAACTTGTTGGCCAGTATTGGAAGGGTAATTCTTGCGCGCCCGGCCCGGTTGCGGCCATTGACTGCGGAACAAATTCCATTCGTATATTGATTGCAGATGTCGATGCGAATGGCGCGCTCATAGAGCACGCCCGTGAAATGCGCATCGTTCGCCTAGGCGAAGGCGTTGATAGCACCGGTGAATTCTCACAAGCTGCGCTAGATCGAACATTCGCAGCATGTGAGGAATACAAAACTCTGATCGATGCTTACGGTGTGAAATCTGTTCGATTTGTTGCTACATCCGCGAGTCGCGATGTGAAAAATCGCGCTGCCTTTGTGCAAGGAGTGCATCAGCGCCTTGGTGTTACGCCCGAAGTCATTACTGGCAATGAAGAAGCTGAGCTCTCATTTCTCGGTGCTGTCCGTGGCCTAAAGAATCTTGAATCTCCGGTTCTCGTCGTTGACATTGGCGGCGGATCAACTGAGTTTGTACTGGGCGATGTTTCTCATGGCGTGCACATTGCCGCTTCTGTCAGTACGAATGTGGGCTGTGTACGCATGACAGAACGCCATCTGGTGACTGACCCGCCAACCCCAGCCCAGATTGCGGCCGTGGAATTAGACG
Proteins encoded:
- a CDS encoding septum formation initiator family protein; protein product: MSAPLLAPRRRAALTGRALILALVLGALIFTLIVPVKSWLAQRAELSSLDAQVQAAQQRVADLTIQAQRWQDPAFVAAEARRRLHFVRPGEIGYTTLGADGRPAAESLAEAAAHRTWVDKMWGTLQEADNGAPEPGSLSVLTPGAKVAS
- a CDS encoding DUF501 domain-containing protein encodes the protein MLPDDLLIIESQLGRVPRGVVEIAHRCACGAPDVVRTEPRLPDGTPFPTSYYLTCPRLASAIGTLESQGVMREMEARLHTDEDLATRYRQAHEHYLAKRAELGDVAEIAGISAGGMPDRVKCLHVLAGHALAAGPGVNPFGDEVLELVGQYWKGNSCAPGPVAAIDCGTNSIRILIADVDANGALIEHAREMRIVRLGEGVDSTGEFSQAALDRTFAACEEYKTLIDAYGVKSVRFVATSASRDVKNRAAFVQGVHQRLGVTPEVITGNEEAELSFLGAVRGLKNLESPVLVVDIGGGSTEFVLGDVSHGVHIAASVSTNVGCVRMTERHLVTDPPTPAQIAAVELDVATAFNDAAQVVDFSQAKSVVGVAGTVTTVSAMALGLEAYEPDVIHGSSLDVEQVEALTSALLQMTRAERAALPFMHEGRVDVIGGGALVLRELARRTSPVSIQVSEYDILDGIVYRLAGTGS